A part of Streptomyces sp. NBC_00557 genomic DNA contains:
- a CDS encoding sodium:solute symporter produces MRQLDLVVVVVYLVAIAVIGLRLAGRQSTAKDYFVGEGRMPWWTVSFSVVATETSVLTVISVPGGAYSGQGFGNVELALGYVIGRVVVATVLIPLYKRGGFVSAYQYLGSRFGLKLQGLASVTFVFTRLLAEGVRLFASAIPIKLLLDEFGVHAGYRLIIIVLTAITVVYTYLGGIKAVIWTDAIQMGLYLGGAVLAIAVLSGHVGGSGFAGALHSGHFRLFDTDFALAHVLTSPFALPTAIVGGAIFAMASHGSDQLIVQRVLATRSLRDGQKAMIASGVFVTLQFAAFSLVGALLWSYNQGKDFRQLGLSSSDNLYPQFILHGLPVVISGLLVAGILGAAMGSLSSALNSMSNSTVADIIHSFFRSTPSEESLLKLARVMTLVWAVLMAVFACAFSTSTGNVYLTGLTIAGYTYGALLGAFLLGRLVRRANEIDSVVAFLVTIGVMTYVVRGVKIDVHVAGATVPTAIAAQWLVPIGVVVTLVVGGLASLLHHAPETAAIPATDGETAPGTGRVATATGTD; encoded by the coding sequence GTGCGTCAACTCGACCTCGTGGTGGTCGTCGTCTATCTGGTGGCGATCGCCGTGATCGGACTGCGCCTGGCCGGCCGGCAGAGCACCGCGAAGGACTACTTCGTCGGCGAGGGCCGCATGCCGTGGTGGACGGTGTCGTTCTCCGTGGTGGCCACCGAGACCAGCGTGCTCACCGTGATCAGCGTGCCCGGCGGCGCGTACAGCGGGCAGGGATTCGGAAACGTCGAACTGGCCCTCGGCTACGTCATCGGCCGCGTGGTCGTGGCCACCGTGCTGATCCCCCTGTACAAGCGGGGCGGCTTCGTCAGCGCCTACCAGTACCTGGGCAGCAGGTTCGGGCTGAAGCTGCAGGGGCTCGCCTCGGTGACGTTCGTCTTCACCCGGCTCCTCGCCGAGGGCGTCCGGCTGTTCGCCTCCGCCATCCCGATCAAGCTGCTGCTCGACGAGTTCGGGGTGCACGCGGGCTACCGGTTGATCATCATCGTGCTCACGGCGATCACGGTCGTCTACACCTACCTCGGCGGGATCAAGGCGGTCATCTGGACCGACGCCATCCAGATGGGCCTGTACCTGGGCGGCGCGGTCCTCGCCATCGCCGTGCTGTCCGGCCATGTCGGCGGCAGTGGGTTCGCCGGCGCGCTGCACTCGGGCCACTTCAGGCTGTTCGACACCGACTTCGCCCTGGCGCACGTCCTGACCAGCCCGTTCGCCCTGCCCACCGCGATCGTCGGCGGCGCCATCTTCGCCATGGCCAGCCACGGCTCGGACCAGCTGATCGTTCAGCGCGTCCTGGCCACCCGCTCGCTGCGCGACGGCCAGAAGGCCATGATCGCCTCGGGTGTCTTCGTCACCCTGCAGTTCGCCGCCTTCTCGCTCGTGGGCGCGCTGCTGTGGTCGTACAACCAGGGCAAGGACTTCAGGCAACTCGGCCTGAGCAGCTCCGACAACCTCTACCCGCAGTTCATCCTGCACGGGCTGCCCGTGGTGATCTCCGGTCTGCTGGTGGCGGGCATCCTGGGCGCCGCGATGGGCTCGCTGTCCTCGGCCCTGAACTCCATGTCGAACTCGACGGTCGCCGACATCATCCACAGCTTCTTCCGCAGCACGCCGTCCGAGGAGTCGCTGCTGAAGCTCGCCCGGGTGATGACGCTCGTGTGGGCGGTGCTGATGGCGGTGTTCGCCTGTGCGTTCAGCACCAGCACCGGCAACGTCTATCTGACGGGTCTGACGATCGCGGGCTACACCTACGGCGCCCTTCTCGGCGCGTTCCTGCTCGGGCGTCTCGTGCGGCGCGCGAACGAGATCGACTCCGTGGTCGCCTTCCTGGTGACGATCGGCGTGATGACATACGTCGTGCGCGGCGTCAAGATCGACGTCCATGTGGCCGGCGCCACCGTGCCGACCGCGATCGCCGCCCAGTGGCTCGTGCCCATCGGCGTCGTCGTCACCCTGGTCGTCGGCGGCCTGGCCAGCCTGCTCCACCACGCCCCCGAGACCGCCGCGATCCCGGCGACCGACGGCGAGACGGCCCCCGGCACCGGCCGCGTGGCCACGGCGACCGGCACGGACTGA
- the lpdA gene encoding dihydrolipoyl dehydrogenase, which yields MTDEPEDRFDVVVLGAGPGGYVAAIRAAQLGRRVAVVERKYWGGICLNVGCIPTKALLRNAELAHIVTREAKTFGIRADGPVSFDYGEAFRRSRKVADGRVKGVHYLMKKNGITELDGHGTFLAPHTLQVSGFDGDTRTIGFDHCVIATGATPKLLPGTRRTSRVVTFEEQILAEELPRSIVIAGAGAIGVEFAYILHNYGVKVTLVEFLDRLAPLEDAEVSAELAKQYRRLGIDALTSTRVESIDESGPQVRVTVTGKDGSRQVLEADKVLQALGFAPNVAGYGLETTGVRVSGRGAIEVDGRCRTNVPHIYAIGDVTAKLMLAHAAEAMGVIAAETIAEAETMELDYAMIPRATFCRPQIASFGHTEERARELGYDVRVAKFPFTANAKAHGLGDATGFVKLISDAKYGELVGGHLIGPDVTELLPELTLAQQWDLTVHEIARNVHAHPTLGEAVQEAVHGLAGHMINL from the coding sequence ATGACGGACGAGCCGGAGGACCGCTTCGACGTGGTGGTGCTCGGTGCCGGACCGGGCGGCTACGTGGCCGCCATCCGCGCCGCCCAGCTGGGCAGACGCGTCGCCGTGGTGGAGCGGAAGTACTGGGGCGGCATCTGCCTGAACGTGGGCTGCATCCCGACCAAGGCCCTGCTGCGCAACGCCGAGCTGGCGCACATCGTCACCCGCGAGGCGAAGACGTTCGGCATCCGCGCCGACGGCCCGGTGTCCTTCGACTACGGCGAGGCGTTCCGCCGCAGCCGCAAGGTCGCCGACGGCCGGGTCAAGGGCGTGCACTACCTGATGAAGAAGAACGGGATCACGGAGCTCGACGGGCACGGCACGTTCCTCGCCCCGCACACCCTCCAGGTCTCCGGCTTCGACGGCGACACGCGCACCATCGGATTCGACCACTGCGTCATCGCCACCGGCGCCACGCCCAAACTGCTGCCCGGCACCCGGCGCACCTCCCGCGTGGTCACCTTCGAGGAACAGATCCTCGCCGAGGAGCTGCCGCGGTCGATCGTCATCGCGGGCGCCGGCGCGATCGGCGTCGAGTTCGCCTACATCCTGCACAACTACGGCGTGAAGGTGACGCTCGTCGAGTTCCTGGACCGCCTCGCCCCGCTGGAGGACGCCGAGGTGTCCGCGGAACTCGCCAAGCAGTACCGCAGGCTGGGCATCGACGCGCTCACCTCCACCCGCGTCGAGTCCATCGACGAGTCGGGCCCCCAGGTGCGTGTCACGGTCACCGGCAAGGACGGCTCCCGGCAGGTCCTGGAGGCCGACAAGGTGCTCCAAGCGCTCGGCTTCGCCCCCAACGTGGCGGGCTACGGCCTGGAGACCACCGGCGTGCGGGTCTCCGGGCGCGGCGCGATCGAGGTCGACGGCCGCTGCCGTACGAACGTCCCGCACATCTACGCCATCGGCGACGTCACCGCGAAGCTGATGCTCGCGCACGCGGCCGAGGCGATGGGGGTGATCGCCGCCGAGACGATCGCGGAGGCGGAGACCATGGAACTCGACTACGCGATGATCCCGCGGGCCACCTTCTGCCGGCCGCAGATCGCGAGCTTCGGCCACACCGAGGAGCGGGCGCGCGAACTGGGTTACGACGTCAGGGTGGCGAAGTTCCCGTTCACCGCCAACGCCAAGGCGCACGGCCTGGGCGACGCCACCGGTTTCGTGAAGCTGATCAGCGACGCGAAGTACGGCGAGCTGGTCGGCGGGCACCTCATCGGCCCCGACGTCACCGAGCTGCTGCCCGAGCTGACCCTGGCCCAGCAGTGGGACCTCACCGTCCACGAGATCGCCCGTAACGTCCACGCCCACCCGACGCTCGGCGAGGCGGTGCAGGAGGCGGTGCACGGCCTGGCCGGGCACATGATCAACCTCTGA
- a CDS encoding DUF4442 domain-containing protein: MTVESASMGEMLAAAVPMVRTLNLEFVEVGPERAVLRLPDQPDYHNHIGGPHAGAMFTLAESASGAIVLTAFGDQLARAVPLAVRAEIAYKKLATGPVTATATLGRPAAEVVAELDAGGRPEFPVDIAIQREDGAVTGEMTVVWTLRLNG; this comes from the coding sequence ATGACAGTTGAGAGCGCCTCGATGGGCGAGATGCTGGCCGCCGCGGTTCCGATGGTGCGGACCCTGAACCTGGAGTTCGTCGAGGTCGGCCCGGAGCGTGCCGTGCTGCGGCTGCCGGACCAGCCGGACTACCACAACCACATCGGCGGTCCTCACGCCGGCGCCATGTTCACCCTCGCCGAATCGGCGAGCGGCGCCATCGTCCTCACGGCGTTCGGCGACCAGCTGGCGCGCGCGGTGCCGCTCGCGGTGCGCGCCGAGATCGCCTACAAGAAGCTGGCGACGGGCCCGGTGACCGCCACGGCGACCCTGGGCCGCCCGGCGGCCGAGGTCGTCGCCGAGCTGGACGCCGGTGGGCGGCCGGAGTTCCCGGTCGACATCGCCATCCAGCGCGAGGACGGGGCCGTCACCGGCGAGATGACCGTGGTGTGGACCCTGCGGCTGAACGGCTGA
- a CDS encoding anhydro-N-acetylmuramic acid kinase — protein MRVIGLMSGTSYDAIEAAAADLALDGDALLLRPLGHLSVPYPEEVRDLIGASLPPAATTTQAVCALDTGVGQAFAGAAGRALRELCDGRADLVVSHGQTVHHWVEDGTVRGTLQLGRPAWIAEATGLPVVSDLRSRDVAAGGQGAPLVAMTDALLLRALPGTPAALNLGGIANVTVLAPGAEPLAFDTGPANALLDAAVRHFTGGAADYDEDGRRAAAGRTSPELLRALLDDPYYRRPAPKSTGKEHFHLPYLQRALAAAPTPDPDDVLATLTRLTAVTVADACRAHRVTELVVSGGGTRNPVLMRTIGEELTGVRMRPSDDLGLPSDAKEALAFAVLGFLTVHGLPGTLPSGTGARRATLLGSITPGATPLRLPEPAARPPRLLRVDRPAR, from the coding sequence GTGCGTGTGATCGGCCTGATGTCGGGGACCTCCTACGACGCCATCGAGGCCGCCGCCGCGGACCTCGCCCTGGACGGCGACGCCCTGCTGCTACGGCCACTCGGGCACCTCTCCGTGCCGTACCCGGAGGAGGTGCGGGACCTGATCGGCGCCAGCTTGCCGCCGGCCGCGACGACCACGCAGGCCGTGTGCGCCCTGGACACCGGCGTCGGCCAGGCCTTCGCCGGCGCGGCCGGGCGGGCACTGCGCGAGCTGTGCGACGGGAGGGCCGACCTCGTGGTCTCGCACGGCCAGACGGTGCACCACTGGGTGGAGGACGGCACCGTCCGCGGCACGCTCCAGCTCGGCCGGCCCGCCTGGATCGCCGAGGCCACCGGGCTCCCGGTCGTCTCCGACCTGCGCAGCCGGGACGTGGCCGCGGGCGGGCAGGGCGCGCCGCTGGTCGCCATGACCGACGCCCTGCTGCTGCGCGCCCTGCCCGGCACACCGGCCGCGCTGAACCTCGGCGGGATCGCCAACGTCACCGTCCTGGCACCCGGCGCCGAACCCCTGGCCTTCGACACCGGCCCGGCCAACGCCCTGCTGGACGCGGCCGTACGGCACTTCACCGGCGGTGCCGCCGACTACGACGAGGACGGGCGCAGGGCCGCCGCCGGCCGGACCAGCCCCGAACTGCTGCGCGCCCTCCTCGACGATCCCTACTACCGCAGGCCGGCGCCGAAGAGCACCGGCAAAGAGCACTTCCATCTGCCTTACCTGCAGCGAGCGCTGGCGGCGGCCCCCACCCCGGATCCCGACGACGTCCTGGCCACCCTGACCCGGCTCACCGCCGTCACCGTGGCCGACGCCTGCCGTGCCCACCGGGTCACCGAACTCGTCGTCTCCGGCGGCGGCACCCGCAACCCGGTGCTCATGCGCACGATCGGCGAGGAACTGACCGGCGTACGGATGCGCCCCAGCGACGACCTGGGCCTGCCCTCGGACGCCAAGGAGGCCCTGGCCTTCGCCGTCCTCGGCTTCCTCACCGTGCACGGGCTGCCCGGCACCCTGCCCTCGGGCACCGGCGCCCGCCGGGCCACGCTGCTCGGCAGCATCACCCCCGGTGCGACGCCGCTGCGCCTGCCCGAACCCGCCGCACGGCCACCGCGCCTGCTGCGCGTCGACCGTCCCGCCCGCTGA
- a CDS encoding spermidine synthase has product MTAQIPVTRTTGHGTAKLMPDVDRERAWLLTVDGAPQSYVDLDDPAHLEFEYARRLGYVLDTVADEGLPLDVLHLGGGALTLPRYVAATRPGSRQDVVEADGELLELVTEYVPLPRGAGIALHTADARAWLEAAPDDHADVLVADVFGGSRVPAHLTTLAYAREAERVLRPGGVYLANLADAAPFAFLRSQLATFAAVFEELALIAEPGVLRGRRFGNAVLVASHRPLDTAVLARRTAADVFPARVEHGAAISEFTGSARPVEDADAVPSPEPPDGAFGIG; this is encoded by the coding sequence GTGACCGCGCAGATACCCGTTACCCGGACCACCGGCCACGGCACCGCCAAGCTGATGCCCGACGTCGATCGCGAGCGGGCCTGGCTGCTCACCGTGGACGGGGCGCCGCAGTCGTACGTCGATCTCGACGACCCGGCGCATCTGGAGTTCGAGTACGCGCGGCGGCTCGGGTACGTGCTCGACACCGTCGCCGACGAGGGGCTGCCGCTGGACGTGCTGCACCTCGGCGGCGGGGCGCTGACGCTGCCGCGGTACGTGGCGGCCACCCGGCCGGGCTCCCGGCAGGACGTCGTGGAGGCCGACGGGGAGCTGCTGGAGCTGGTGACCGAGTACGTGCCGCTGCCGCGGGGCGCGGGCATCGCACTGCACACCGCCGACGCCCGGGCCTGGCTGGAGGCGGCGCCGGACGACCACGCCGATGTGCTCGTCGCCGACGTCTTCGGCGGGTCCCGGGTACCGGCCCATCTGACCACGCTCGCCTACGCCCGCGAGGCCGAGCGGGTGCTGCGGCCCGGCGGGGTCTATCTGGCCAACCTCGCCGACGCGGCGCCGTTCGCCTTCCTGCGCTCCCAGCTCGCCACCTTCGCCGCCGTCTTCGAGGAGCTGGCGCTGATCGCCGAGCCCGGGGTGCTGCGCGGCCGGCGGTTCGGGAACGCGGTGCTGGTCGCCTCGCACCGGCCCCTCGACACCGCCGTGCTGGCCCGCCGCACCGCCGCGGACGTCTTCCCGGCGCGGGTCGAACACGGGGCGGCGATCAGCGAGTTCACCGGTTCGGCGCGCCCGGTCGAGGACGCCGACGCCGTGCCCTCACCCGAGCCCCCCGACGGTGCGTTCGGCATCGGCTGA
- a CDS encoding MurR/RpiR family transcriptional regulator yields MASTEPPRIPDRPAADTSAAGTLARIRAALSSLAPSERRVAEAVLADPAQAAKLSISALAQRADTSVATVMRFCRAIEITNYPQLRLSLAAAAAREHALSGDRPAPGTDISATDTLDEIVRKIVYNEVRALEDTGAGVDVEVLGRAVQALAGAPRIDVFGVGASAFVGQDLHQKLHRIGRVAFIWTDRHAALTAAALLGPGDVALAISHSGETEDTVEPLQAAAERGATTIALTNVPRSTLAESADLVLTTCARETPFRSGATVSRIAQLALIDCLFVGVAQQSYEATTAALEKTYGAVQRRRRQPAPRRTPPGD; encoded by the coding sequence ATGGCCAGCACGGAACCACCTCGCATACCGGACCGGCCGGCGGCGGACACCTCCGCAGCCGGCACGCTGGCACGCATCCGGGCGGCCCTGTCGTCCCTGGCGCCGTCGGAGCGACGCGTGGCCGAGGCCGTCCTCGCCGACCCGGCCCAGGCGGCGAAGCTGTCCATCAGCGCCCTCGCCCAGCGGGCCGACACCTCGGTGGCGACCGTGATGCGCTTCTGCCGGGCCATAGAGATCACCAACTACCCGCAACTGCGCCTCTCGCTGGCCGCGGCGGCCGCCCGCGAGCACGCCCTCAGCGGAGACCGCCCGGCGCCGGGCACCGACATCAGCGCCACCGACACCCTCGACGAGATCGTCCGCAAGATCGTCTACAACGAGGTGCGCGCCCTGGAGGACACCGGGGCGGGCGTGGACGTCGAGGTGCTGGGCCGGGCCGTCCAGGCCCTGGCGGGAGCGCCCAGGATCGACGTCTTCGGCGTCGGCGCCAGCGCGTTCGTCGGCCAGGACCTGCACCAGAAGCTGCACCGCATCGGCCGCGTGGCGTTCATCTGGACCGACCGGCACGCCGCGCTCACCGCCGCCGCCCTGCTCGGACCGGGCGACGTCGCCCTCGCCATCTCCCACTCCGGCGAGACGGAGGACACCGTCGAGCCCCTGCAGGCCGCCGCCGAACGCGGCGCCACCACCATCGCCCTCACCAACGTCCCGCGCTCCACCCTCGCGGAGAGCGCGGACCTCGTGCTGACGACGTGCGCCCGGGAGACCCCCTTCCGCTCCGGCGCGACCGTCAGCCGCATCGCCCAACTGGCGCTCATCGACTGCCTGTTCGTCGGCGTCGCCCAGCAGTCCTACGAGGCCACGACCGCGGCGCTGGAGAAGACCTATGGCGCGGTCCAGCGCCGCAGGCGCCAGCCGGCGCCCCGCCGCACACCGCCCGGCGACTGA
- a CDS encoding N-acetylglucosamine kinase: protein MTAVVAVDLGKTGCRAALFHGGDGPARRIHEVPGAPGLAAENGVAAARTAVLAAVLPLLEPQSAPRPAAVCVGAAGAAAAPEAARGLAGLLLEDLPTDEVAVTSDAVTAHAGALGGRPGVVLAIGTGCVAVGIGDDGSYARVDGWGPWLGDEGSGAWIGAAGLRAALRAHDGRGPDTALLAAAAERFGDPDRMPVALGRDGNPARTAASFAPDVARLAAAGDAAASAIVQDAARALGEAVLAAARRIGGEALSVTVTGGLTGLGEPLLTPLRSALAGSPLPLRLRDPLGQPLDGARLLALDAGAPHEPHVVRVRRAAPFSPAPTSPAPPAVA from the coding sequence ATGACAGCAGTAGTCGCGGTGGACCTGGGCAAGACCGGCTGCCGTGCCGCGTTGTTCCACGGCGGCGACGGTCCCGCCCGGCGGATCCACGAGGTGCCCGGGGCGCCCGGGCTCGCCGCCGAGAACGGAGTGGCGGCCGCCCGCACCGCCGTACTCGCCGCCGTACTCCCCCTCCTCGAACCGCAGTCCGCGCCGCGGCCGGCCGCGGTCTGCGTGGGCGCCGCGGGAGCGGCAGCCGCACCGGAGGCCGCCCGCGGGCTGGCCGGCCTGCTCCTCGAGGACCTGCCCACGGACGAGGTGGCCGTCACCAGCGACGCCGTCACCGCCCACGCGGGCGCCCTCGGCGGCCGCCCCGGAGTCGTCCTCGCGATCGGCACCGGCTGCGTCGCCGTCGGCATCGGGGACGACGGGTCGTACGCCCGCGTCGACGGCTGGGGGCCCTGGCTCGGCGACGAGGGCAGCGGCGCCTGGATCGGCGCGGCCGGGCTGCGGGCCGCGCTGCGGGCCCATGACGGACGCGGCCCCGACACGGCGCTGCTGGCCGCCGCCGCCGAACGCTTCGGCGACCCGGACCGGATGCCGGTGGCCCTCGGCCGCGACGGCAACCCCGCCCGGACCGCCGCGTCCTTCGCCCCGGACGTCGCGCGCCTGGCCGCGGCCGGCGACGCCGCGGCCTCGGCGATCGTCCAGGACGCCGCCCGCGCGCTCGGCGAGGCCGTGCTCGCCGCCGCCCGCCGGATCGGCGGCGAAGCCCTCTCCGTGACCGTCACCGGCGGGCTCACCGGCCTCGGCGAACCGCTCCTCACGCCGCTGCGCTCGGCGCTGGCCGGCTCCCCGCTCCCCCTGCGCCTGCGGGACCCGCTCGGGCAACCGCTGGACGGTGCGCGCCTGCTGGCGCTGGACGCCGGCGCACCGCACGAGCCCCACGTCGTCCGCGTACGGCGGGCGGCGCCCTTCTCCCCCGCCCCCACCTCGCCGGCGCCGCCGGCCGTTGCTTAG
- the tuf gene encoding elongation factor Tu — translation MSKTAYARTKPHLNIGTMGHVDHGKTTLTAAITKVLAERGTGTFVPFDRIDRAPEEAARGITINIAHVEYETDTRHYAHVDMPGHADYVKNMVTGAAQLDGAILVVSALDGIMPQTAEHVLLARQVGVDHIVVALNKADGTDDEELIDLVELEVRDLLTSQGYPGDAVPVVRVSGLRALEGDPRWTAAVEALLDAVDTYVPMPERYLDAPFLLPVENVLTITGRGTVVTGAVERGTLRLGDRVAVLGADVETVVTGLETFGKPMQEAQAGDNVAVLLRGVPRDAVRRGHVVAAPGSVVPARRFTARVYLLSGREGGRTTPVATGYRPQFYIRTADVVGDVDLGPAAVARPGETVEMTVELGREVPLEPGLGFAIREGGRTVGAGTVGSVG, via the coding sequence ATGTCCAAAACGGCCTACGCGCGCACCAAGCCGCACCTCAACATCGGCACCATGGGGCACGTCGACCACGGCAAGACCACCCTGACCGCCGCCATCACCAAAGTCCTCGCCGAGCGCGGCACCGGCACCTTCGTGCCGTTCGACCGCATCGACCGGGCCCCGGAGGAGGCCGCGCGCGGCATCACCATCAACATCGCGCACGTCGAGTACGAGACCGACACCCGGCACTACGCCCACGTGGACATGCCGGGCCACGCCGACTACGTCAAGAACATGGTCACCGGGGCCGCACAGCTCGACGGGGCGATCCTCGTCGTCTCCGCGCTCGACGGGATCATGCCGCAGACCGCCGAACACGTGCTGCTCGCCCGGCAGGTGGGCGTCGACCACATCGTCGTCGCGCTCAACAAGGCCGACGGCACGGACGACGAGGAGCTGATCGACCTCGTCGAGCTGGAGGTCCGCGACCTGCTCACCTCCCAGGGCTACCCGGGCGACGCGGTACCGGTCGTACGGGTCTCCGGGCTCCGGGCGCTGGAGGGCGACCCGCGCTGGACGGCGGCCGTCGAGGCGCTGCTCGACGCGGTGGACACCTATGTGCCGATGCCGGAGCGGTACCTGGACGCGCCGTTCCTGCTGCCGGTGGAGAACGTGCTCACCATCACCGGGCGCGGCACGGTCGTCACCGGCGCCGTGGAGCGGGGCACGCTCCGCCTGGGGGACCGGGTGGCGGTGCTCGGCGCCGACGTGGAGACCGTCGTCACCGGGCTCGAGACCTTCGGCAAGCCGATGCAGGAGGCGCAGGCCGGGGACAACGTGGCGGTGCTGCTGCGGGGCGTGCCGCGGGACGCCGTGCGGCGCGGGCACGTCGTGGCGGCTCCGGGAAGCGTGGTGCCCGCCCGGCGGTTCACCGCCCGGGTGTATCTGCTGTCGGGCCGCGAGGGCGGCCGTACGACCCCGGTCGCCACCGGGTACCGGCCGCAGTTCTACATCCGCACCGCGGACGTGGTGGGGGACGTCGACCTCGGCCCGGCCGCGGTGGCCCGGCCCGGCGAGACGGTGGAGATGACCGTCGAGCTGGGGCGGGAGGTGCCGCTGGAGCCGGGGCTCGGGTTCGCCATCCGTGAGGGCGGGCGGACCGTGGGCGCGGGGACCGTCGGCTCCGTCGGGTAG
- a CDS encoding MFS transporter codes for MNPPSFPHGRRRPSWAGRNHSLLTAAAVVTGFGANGSLVAAAFAVLDAGGDGGDVGLVAASRTVPLVVFLLIGGALADRLPRHRVMVAANALNCLSQGAFAALVLAGEPRLWQMMLLSALGGTGQAFFGPAAEGMLLSSVQGEQAGRAFAVFRMATQGAALGGAALGGALVAAVGPGWVLALDSAAFAVAGALRSFLDTGHIPPRTPGEGMLADLRDGWQEFAGRPWLWGIVVQFSIANAVVGAAEAVYGPLVARDHFGGAGPWGLALAAFGAGTVAGALLMTRWKPRRLLLAGTLCVFPLALPAAALAVPAPAGALDAVMFAAGTTVEVFGVSWMTALHQEIPEEKLSRVSAYDWFGSVSLVPVATALAGPAESAFGRPAALWGCAGLVVLVTALVLLVPDVRALTRRTQRVAGSPAGSADAERTVGGLG; via the coding sequence GTGAACCCACCGTCCTTCCCCCACGGCCGGCGCAGACCCTCCTGGGCGGGCCGCAACCACTCCCTGCTGACGGCCGCGGCCGTGGTGACCGGCTTCGGTGCGAACGGCTCGCTCGTCGCCGCCGCGTTCGCCGTGCTGGACGCGGGCGGCGACGGCGGCGACGTGGGGCTCGTGGCCGCCTCGCGCACGGTGCCGCTGGTGGTGTTCCTGCTGATCGGCGGCGCGCTCGCGGACCGGCTCCCCCGGCACCGGGTGATGGTCGCCGCCAACGCCCTCAACTGCCTCTCCCAGGGCGCCTTCGCCGCACTCGTGCTGGCCGGCGAACCCCGGCTGTGGCAGATGATGCTGCTCAGCGCGCTCGGCGGCACCGGGCAGGCGTTCTTCGGCCCGGCGGCCGAGGGCATGCTGCTGTCCTCGGTGCAGGGCGAGCAGGCGGGCCGCGCGTTCGCCGTGTTCCGCATGGCCACGCAGGGCGCGGCGCTCGGCGGCGCGGCACTGGGCGGCGCCCTCGTCGCAGCCGTCGGCCCCGGCTGGGTGCTCGCGCTCGACTCCGCGGCCTTCGCCGTCGCGGGCGCCCTGCGCTCCTTCCTCGACACCGGCCACATCCCGCCGCGCACCCCCGGCGAGGGCATGCTGGCCGATCTCCGCGACGGCTGGCAGGAGTTCGCCGGCCGCCCCTGGCTGTGGGGCATCGTCGTCCAGTTCTCGATCGCCAACGCGGTGGTCGGCGCCGCCGAGGCGGTCTACGGCCCACTGGTCGCCCGCGACCACTTCGGCGGCGCGGGCCCCTGGGGCCTGGCCCTGGCCGCGTTCGGCGCGGGCACGGTGGCCGGCGCCCTGCTGATGACCCGCTGGAAACCCCGCCGCCTGCTCCTCGCCGGCACCCTCTGCGTCTTCCCCCTCGCCCTGCCCGCCGCCGCCCTGGCCGTACCGGCGCCGGCCGGGGCACTGGACGCGGTGATGTTCGCGGCCGGCACGACGGTGGAGGTGTTCGGGGTGTCCTGGATGACCGCACTGCACCAGGAGATCCCCGAGGAGAAGCTCTCCCGGGTGTCGGCGTACGACTGGTTCGGGTCGGTCTCGCTCGTCCCCGTCGCCACCGCGCTGGCCGGTCCCGCGGAGAGCGCCTTCGGCCGGCCGGCCGCGCTGTGGGGGTGCGCCGGGCTGGTCGTGCTGGTGACCGCGCTGGTGCTGCTGGTCCCGGACGTCCGGGCCCTGACCCGCCGTACCCAGCGGGTGGCCGGCTCCCCGGCCGGGTCAGCCGATGCCGAACGCACCGTCGGGGGGCTCGGGTGA